ATCAGGCCGACAAGGCAAAGCATTCTACCTCACCAGCCGGTTTATTTTGCATAAATATCGCTTAACTATGCATTTATACCCGTATTCCGCAACGGCTTATGCACCTAAAAAGTGCAAAGCATCTATTTTGCACCGTGATAGCTCCCACACACAGTGCACTATCCCCTTATCTCAATCGCCATAAACATTAAAATCGAAGTACTTTTTGGCCATCTTGTCGTAAGTGCCGTCCTGGCGCAGATCGGCCAATGCTTTATCAAACGCGGCTTTTAGCCCGGTATCGTCTTTGCGCAACCCAACGCCCGTCCCGTCGCCAAAGTATTTTTTATCCTTAACAGAAGGACCGGCAAACGTATACTCTTTCCCCGCAGGCTGTTTCAAAAAGCCTTCGCTGGCGGCAACTTCATCTTGTAATGCGGCATCCAGGCGACCGGCGGCTAAATCGGAATAAATAAGGTCCTGATTGGCGTAAGCCACTACATCCACCCCTTTGCTGCGCCAGTTATCATTGGCGTAAGCCTCTTGCGTAGATCCCTGCAACACGCCGACATGCTTGCCTTTTAACGATTCCAGCGTCGGCTGAATGGGAGACCCTTTCGCCGCAATCAGGCGCGAATCCGCCGCATAAAGTTTGTCAGAGAAGGCGATTTCCTGCTGGCGTTTATCCGTGATGGAGAGCGATGAAATAATGGCGTCGATTTTTTTTGCTTTCAGTGAGGGAATCAGCGCATCAAAGTCGCTGGCGACCCAGGTACATTTCACTTGCATACGCTTACACATTTCATTACCGAGATCGATATCAAAGCCGATGAAGTCGCCTTTGGCATCTTTCGATGAGAAAGGTGCATAGGTGGTGTCCGTTCCAATGCGAATCGTTTGTGGAAGCGCGGCGTAACTGGCCGCTGTCGCGCCCAGACCTATCAGCAAAGACAAAGCGAGAACGGTCTTCTTCATACATCCCCCTCAAGTGGCATCATTTTCTTATGTTTTACGTGGTGGTGTGTTTGCAGGCTTTTTCATGCAGGTTTTATACCATTTTCACGTCAACGGAACGATTTGACGTTAAATTTGTTAATAAAACGTTGCAACATTGTCCTGATGTTGAAGATAGCAGGTATGACGGTTGAACCGCAGCGTTTCGGTAGCTTTTAACGAATTAAATGTTGAGGATATGATCACGGTTACAAAATTGCCCTGAAACAGGGCAACAGAGAGCATAGCATGCCAGACAGGTAATTCTATGCGCCTTGCCAGCGAGCGAATAGATCGTGAGGAAGAGGAATATCAAACTGATCCAGAACGCGGTTAACCGTTTGATTTATAATATCATCGAGTGTCCTGGGAAGATGATAAAAGGCCGGAACTGGCGGCATAATGACTGCGCCTATCTCGGCGGCCTGGGTCATTAAACGCAAATGCCCAATGTGCAGCGGCGTTTCCCGTACACACAGCACCAGAGGCCTCCGCTCTTTCAATATGACATCCGCCGCACGGGTAAGCAGTCCGTCAGTATAACTATGGACGATCCCCGAAAGCGTTTTAATCGAACAGGGCAGGATCACCATGCCCGCCGTCGGGTAAGAGCCCGATGAAATACTGGCGGCAATATCGCGCGCATCGTGCGTAACATCGGCCAGCGCCTGTACCTCGCGCAATGAAAAGTGGGTCTCCAGCGCTAAAGTCTGGCGGGCCGCCTGGCTCATCACCAGATGGGTTTCGACGTTTTCGACATCGCGCAAAATTTGTAATAAGCGCACGCCATAAATCGCGCCGCTGGCACCGCTAATCCCTACAATGAGTCGTTTCATATTCTCTTACCGTTTACGAGCGCCGTTCATCCCATCATGTCATATTATCGGCTCAAAGTGGGTCTGAAGAGATACCAGGAGACCAGAATCCCTGTCATAAAAGCCAGCTCAACCAACATTATCACTCCCCCCTGCTCACTAAACCAGGTCCGACCATAATGGCAAAGTTGGCGATAATGACAAATCGGGCCGTCCGGGGGAAAAGTGGCGATCGATAGCGTAGCAAATCAGTGGCGTACGTTCTATTACGCACCGATTGCCGGAAACGATACTGGCACCATCCTATGGTTATCCATGCCAGGCAGACCACCGCTCACTACGAAAGACATTTAATAGAAACCACGCTGGATACGCACCAGGGAAATATTGCCGCCGCTGCGCGCAGCCTTAACGTATCCCGCACCACATTACAATATAAAGTACAAAAATACGCGGCATGGTGCGTAATTGAAATCGGCCAGCGGCATCGCGCCGCTGGCAAAGCCATTAGCCTTCATTATGCATTTCCAGGTTTTCCATTTCGTTCTGGAACAGTACCGCTTTGGCGTCGTCATTACGTAATGAATCCAGGAAGTCGAGGTATTGCTGGTCTACGTCTTTGGTGACATATACTCCATTAAACACCGAACATTCAAACTGCTGGATATCCGGATTTTCCGCACGAACAGCGTCGATCAGATCGTTTAAATCCTGAAAGATAAGCCCGTCAGCGCCAATGATCTGACGAATCTCATCCACCTCGCGGCCATGCGCGATCAGTTCATTGGCGGTTGGCATATCAATGCCATAGACGTTCGGAAAACGAATTTCCGGCGCAGCAGACGCCAGATAAACCTTCTTCGCACCCGCTTCTCTGGCCATCTCAATAATCTGCTCTGACGTAGTGCCGCGAACAATAGAATCATCAACCAGCAGAACATTCTTATCACGGAACTCCGCACGATTGGCATTGAGCTTGCGGCGCACCGATTTCCGGCGTAACTGCTGACCCGGCATGATAAAAGTACGTCCTACGTAGCGATTTTTGACAAATCCCTGGCGGTACGGCTTGCCGAGAATGCGGGCGATTTCCAGTGCAATATCGCAGGAAGTTTCCGGGATAGGGATCACCACGTCGATGTCCAGATCTTCCCATTCACGAGCGATTTTCTCGCCCAGTTTGGTGCCCATGTTCACACGAGCGCTGTAGACGGAAATCTTGTCGATAAAGGAATCCGGACGGGCAAAGTAAACGTACTCGAACAGACATGGGTTACTGACCGGATTATCCGCGCACTGGCGCGTGAACAACTGACCTTTTTCGGTAATGTAGATAGCCTCGCCCGGCGCGACATCACGCAGAAACTCAAAGCCCAGGGTATCCAGCGCCACGCTTTCAGAGGCAACCATATACTCCGTACGACCATCGCCAACGTCACGCTTACCCAGCACTAATGGGCGAATACCGTGTGGATCGCGAAAAGCCACCATACCGTGGCCAATAATCATCGCCACGCACGCATAGGC
The Salmonella bongori NCTC 12419 DNA segment above includes these coding regions:
- the argT gene encoding lysine/arginine/ornithine ABC transporter substrate-binding protein ArgT, which codes for MKKTVLALSLLIGLGATAASYAALPQTIRIGTDTTYAPFSSKDAKGDFIGFDIDLGNEMCKRMQVKCTWVASDFDALIPSLKAKKIDAIISSLSITDKRQQEIAFSDKLYAADSRLIAAKGSPIQPTLESLKGKHVGVLQGSTQEAYANDNWRSKGVDVVAYANQDLIYSDLAAGRLDAALQDEVAASEGFLKQPAGKEYTFAGPSVKDKKYFGDGTGVGLRKDDTGLKAAFDKALADLRQDGTYDKMAKKYFDFNVYGD
- a CDS encoding UbiX family flavin prenyltransferase; its protein translation is MKRLIVGISGASGAIYGVRLLQILRDVENVETHLVMSQAARQTLALETHFSLREVQALADVTHDARDIAASISSGSYPTAGMVILPCSIKTLSGIVHSYTDGLLTRAADVILKERRPLVLCVRETPLHIGHLRLMTQAAEIGAVIMPPVPAFYHLPRTLDDIINQTVNRVLDQFDIPLPHDLFARWQGA
- the purF gene encoding amidophosphoribosyltransferase: MCGIVGIAGVMPVNQSIYDALTVLQHRGQDAAGIITIDANNCFRLRKANGLVNDIFEARHMQRLQGNMGIGHVRYPTAGSSSASEAQPFYVNSPYGITLAHNGNLTNAHELRKKLFEEKRRHINTTSDSEILLNIFASELDNFRHYPLEADNIFAAIAATNRQIRGAYACVAMIIGHGMVAFRDPHGIRPLVLGKRDVGDGRTEYMVASESVALDTLGFEFLRDVAPGEAIYITEKGQLFTRQCADNPVSNPCLFEYVYFARPDSFIDKISVYSARVNMGTKLGEKIAREWEDLDIDVVIPIPETSCDIALEIARILGKPYRQGFVKNRYVGRTFIMPGQQLRRKSVRRKLNANRAEFRDKNVLLVDDSIVRGTTSEQIIEMAREAGAKKVYLASAAPEIRFPNVYGIDMPTANELIAHGREVDEIRQIIGADGLIFQDLNDLIDAVRAENPDIQQFECSVFNGVYVTKDVDQQYLDFLDSLRNDDAKAVLFQNEMENLEMHNEG